In Cryptomeria japonica chromosome 10, Sugi_1.0, whole genome shotgun sequence, a genomic segment contains:
- the LOC131027726 gene encoding probable E3 ubiquitin-protein ligase BAH1-like 1, with amino-acid sequence MKFGEKFTEYLLTEGERFRDKYSHVEYKRLKKVLKKCRSGDVHEDGATTEAVEALDTENEAAICRGTVRCVSRSCDFSRTLCPSQTCPVCDKIFFYELSKEISAIVGCFSSRARRLLHLHLASGFQRYLWRIKHRFADDHLAMIQEGRNLVSYVAMNALAVRKILKKYDKIHKSVNGRNFKTKLQAKHIELLKSPWLIELSAFQINSRDSEHGYIGEIFPECSCDFTGSDPVIRCTLPDSEKLEFSLTCPICLDTVFDPVSLGCGHMFCNSCACTGASVPTVEGVKTANRRAKCPICRQMGVYMDAVHLTELSLLVKKRCREYWNERLQTERAERIKQAKEHWDLQSRFILGF; translated from the exons ATGAAGTTCGGGGAGAAATTTACAGAGTATTTACTTACAGAAGGTGAAAGATTTAGGGACAAATACTCACACGTCGAATACAAGCGGTTAAAGAAGGTGCTGAAGAAATGCCGATCGGGAGATGTGCATGAAGATGGCGCGACAACAGAGGCGGTAGAAGCGCTTGATACAGAAAACGAGGCCGCCATCTGCAGAGGAACGGTCAGGTGTGTTTCCAGGTCGTGCGATTTTTCAAGGACGCTGTGCCCTTCACAAACCTGCCCAG TATGCGACAAAATCTTCTTTTACGAACTCTCAAAAGAAATATCGGCGATAGTTGGATGTTTCAGTTCCCGTGCCAGACGTTTGCTGCACCTGCACCTTGCTTCAGGCTTTCAGAGATATTTATGGCGTATAAAACACCGCTTCGCTGATGATCATCTGGCGATGATTCAAGAGGGCCGGAATCTTGTCAGTTATGTGGCCATGAATGCTCTCGCCGTCCGCAAAATTCTGAAGAAGTATGACAAG ATACATAAATCTGTTAACGGCCGGAACTTCAAGACAAAGTTGCAGGCCAAACATATAGAACTTTTGAAGTCTCCCTGGTTAATTGAATTGAGTGCTTTTCAGATCAACTCAAGAGACTCAGAGCATGGCTATATTGGTGAAATATTTCCTGAATGCTCTTGTGATTTTACTGGAAGTGATCCTGTAATTAGATGCACACTGCCTGATTCTGAGAAATTAGAGTTTAGTCTCACATGCCCTATTTGTCTG GACACAGTTTTTGATCCAGTTTCATTGGGATGTGGGCATATGTTTTGCAATAGTTGTGCTTGCACAGGGGCCTCTGTACCCACAGTTGAAGGAGTGAAAACAGCCAACAGACGGGCAAAATGCCCGATTTGCAGACAG ATGGGAGTTTATATGGACGCAGTTCATTTGACTGAGTTGAGTTTACTGGTGAAGAAAAG GTGTAGGGAATATTGGAACGAAAGATTGCAAACAGAGCGAGCAGAAAGAATTAAACAAGCGAAGGAACACTGGGATCTTCAATCTCGATTTATATTAGGATTTTAG